Proteins found in one Brachypodium distachyon strain Bd21 chromosome 5, Brachypodium_distachyon_v3.0, whole genome shotgun sequence genomic segment:
- the LOC100821064 gene encoding protein MHF1 homolog has protein sequence MDQDVETLAEDDALAGGDGGEAERFEAEAEAEILRDRLRLAVINIATSEGKKAGMDVADPVVACIADLAFKSAEQLAKDVELFAQHGGRKSIRMEDVILTAHRNEHLMGQLRTFSQNLKGKEPCMGRKRKISSKKADKVTEI, from the exons ATGGACCAGGACGTGGAGACCCTTGCCGAGGACGACGCACTCgcaggcggcgacggcggcgaagccGAGAGAttcgaggcggaggcggaggccgaaATCCTCCGCGACCGCCTTAGGCTTGCCGTCATCAACATCGCGACCTCTGAAG GGAAGAAGGCGGGCATGGACGTCGCGGACCCCGTCGTCGCCTGCATCGCTGATTTGGCCTTCAAAAGTGCAG AGCAGCTGGCTAAAGACGTCGAGCTGTTTGCACAGCATGGTGGTCGCAAATCTATCAGGATGGAAGATGTTATCCTCACAG CGCACAGAAATGAGCACCTTATGGGCCAGTTGCGGACCTTTTCTCAAAATCTGAAGGGAAAAGAGCCTTGCATGGGAAGgaagagaaagatatcatCCAAGAAGGCTGATAAAGTGACTGAAATCTGA